A part of Myxococcus landrumus genomic DNA contains:
- a CDS encoding histidine phosphatase family protein — translation MKTELILLRHGETEWNALGLLQGHRDSPLSTEGLRQADALATRLSTLSFSALYSSDLGRALETARRIATRTGHEVHADARLRERGLGLLEGLTRDEARQRHPDIFGEYATNSPDYVVPGGESASQRLGHAVECLGEVGQRHPGERVVVVTHGGVLSSFFRHSLGIPPNTPRAFSVRNACWNQFDYHQGSFVLVTWGDLTHLRDASRDDP, via the coding sequence ATGAAGACCGAGCTCATCCTGCTGCGGCACGGCGAGACGGAGTGGAATGCCCTGGGGCTGCTCCAGGGCCACCGCGACAGTCCGCTCAGCACCGAGGGGCTGCGACAGGCGGACGCGCTCGCGACGCGGCTGTCCACCCTCTCCTTCAGCGCGCTGTACAGCAGCGACCTGGGCCGGGCCCTCGAGACGGCCCGGCGCATCGCCACCCGCACGGGCCACGAGGTCCACGCCGATGCCCGGCTGAGGGAGCGGGGCCTGGGCCTCCTCGAGGGCCTCACCCGCGACGAGGCGCGCCAGCGCCACCCCGACATCTTCGGCGAGTACGCCACCAACTCACCGGACTACGTCGTGCCCGGGGGCGAGAGCGCCTCCCAGCGCTTGGGTCACGCGGTGGAGTGCCTGGGTGAAGTGGGCCAGCGGCACCCCGGCGAGCGCGTGGTGGTCGTCACGCATGGCGGAGTGCTCAGCAGCTTCTTCCGCCACAGCCTGGGGATTCCGCCCAACACGCCGCGCGCGTTCAGCGTCCGCAACGCCTGCTGGAACCAGTTCGACTACCACCAGGGTTCCTTCGTCCTGGTGACGTGGGGCGACCTCACGCACCTGCGCGACGCCAGCCGCGACGACCCGTGA
- a CDS encoding aminotransferase class I/II-fold pyridoxal phosphate-dependent enzyme: protein MDLRDQLDSPLFTHFIANYTHPTGPDLLARTEAFYQWQESRRQSGLWPYSRSLEGAPTAECAVRSEGGVARQGLNFGSQDYLSLSTHPEVVEAAHRAIRDFGVHSAGSGMFGGNTTPGLRLEQALGEHLKMPHVALFATGWGAGFGAIAGLVRPEDHVVLDALSHASLQQGASAATQKVSRVPHLSNRAMRRKLQELRAHDVDNGILVVTEGLFSMDSDVPRIEELQSICHEYGATLLVDVAHDLGALGPSGTGSLGAQNLLGKVDLVVGSFSKTFSSNGGFVATRSAAVRQFVRVMGGPHIFSNAILPVQAAVALESLRIVRSPEGDALRAKAMENILALRSAFAERGVKCLGEPSNVVPVPLGDPKVARVASKLVFERGVFPNLVEYPAVRIRESRFRMQVMASHSVAQMRHGAQVVMDAVEEARQLLEAPQPSPLRSLRVETNPRAQV, encoded by the coding sequence ATGGATCTACGCGATCAGCTCGACTCGCCTTTGTTCACGCATTTCATCGCCAATTACACACACCCGACCGGGCCGGACCTGTTGGCGCGGACCGAGGCGTTCTACCAATGGCAGGAGTCGCGGCGGCAGTCGGGGCTTTGGCCATACTCGCGCAGCCTGGAGGGGGCACCCACGGCGGAGTGCGCCGTGCGCAGCGAGGGGGGCGTGGCTCGGCAGGGATTGAACTTCGGCTCGCAGGACTACTTGTCGCTGTCGACGCATCCCGAGGTGGTGGAGGCGGCGCACCGCGCCATCCGTGACTTCGGCGTGCACAGTGCGGGCTCCGGGATGTTTGGTGGCAACACGACGCCAGGGCTGCGGTTGGAGCAGGCGCTTGGGGAGCATCTGAAGATGCCGCACGTGGCACTGTTCGCGACGGGGTGGGGCGCGGGCTTTGGTGCCATCGCGGGGCTGGTGCGTCCCGAGGACCACGTGGTGTTGGACGCGCTGTCCCACGCGAGCCTTCAGCAGGGTGCCAGCGCGGCGACACAGAAGGTCAGCCGCGTTCCGCACCTGAGCAACCGCGCGATGCGTCGCAAGCTCCAGGAACTGCGGGCCCACGACGTGGACAATGGCATCCTCGTCGTCACCGAGGGCCTGTTCTCCATGGACTCGGACGTGCCCCGCATCGAGGAGCTCCAGTCCATCTGCCACGAATACGGCGCGACGCTGCTGGTGGACGTGGCGCATGACCTGGGAGCGCTGGGCCCGTCGGGCACCGGCAGCCTGGGCGCGCAGAATCTGCTGGGGAAGGTGGACCTGGTGGTGGGCTCCTTCTCCAAGACGTTCTCGTCCAACGGCGGCTTCGTGGCGACGCGCTCGGCGGCGGTGCGCCAGTTCGTGCGAGTCATGGGTGGGCCCCACATCTTCTCCAACGCGATTCTCCCCGTGCAGGCCGCGGTGGCGCTGGAGTCGCTGCGCATCGTCCGCTCTCCCGAGGGAGACGCGCTGCGGGCCAAGGCGATGGAGAACATCCTCGCGCTGCGCTCCGCGTTCGCCGAGCGCGGGGTGAAGTGTCTGGGCGAGCCGTCCAACGTGGTGCCCGTGCCGCTGGGCGACCCGAAGGTGGCGCGCGTCGCGTCCAAGCTGGTGTTCGAGCGCGGCGTGTTCCCCAACCTGGTGGAGTACCCCGCGGTGCGCATCCGCGAGTCGCGCTTCCGCATGCAGGTGATGGCGTCGCACTCCGTGGCGCAGATGCGGCACGGCGCCCAGGTGGTGATGGACGCCGTCGAGGAGGCTCGCCAACTGCTGGAGGCGCCGCAGCCCAGTCCGCTGCGCTCCCTGCGCGTCGAGACGAATCCTCGCGCGCAGGTGTGA
- the acs gene encoding acetate--CoA ligase, translated as MAETQHEIVSVLTEARVFPPPEAFSRRAHLRSMEDYQRLWDEAARNPDKYWGDRAREELYWKEPFQTVLDWKPPHARWFVEGRTNLAYNCLDRHLATRRDKPAILFEGEPGDRRSVTYGELSVEVNRLANGLKSLGIKKGDRVGIYLPMVPEAVVAMLACARIGAVHSVVFGGFSAEALQERMNDAGARVVLTADGGWRKGAVVPLLKNVEQALKNMPTVEKVVVARRTSTDAPALPGPRYVAWDALVKGQSDVCEPEWVESEHPLFILYTSGSTGKPKGVLHTTAGFAVNASLTTRWVFDLREDDVYWCTADVGWVTGHSYVVYGPLMNGVTTIVYEGAPTHPGPARFWDIIERYKATILYTAPTAIRAFMRLGDDIPRQKDLSSLRLLGSVGEPINPEAWMWYRDVIGQGRCPVVDTWWQTETGSIMISPLPGATPTKPGSATLPLPGIHAEILDRQGNTVPRGQGGLLFITRPWPSMLRTVYGDPERYTRTYFSELPGKYFTGDGARTDADGYFWLMGRVDDVVNVAGHRLGTAEVESALVAHPRVSEAAVVGRPDDLKGTALVAFVTLKNGNAPSAELKKELAQHVSKEIGAIARPDEIRFAEGLPKTRSGKIMRRLLRDVAAGKKSSQDTTTLEDLNVLAALQQNEE; from the coding sequence ATGGCTGAAACGCAGCACGAGATTGTCTCGGTCCTCACCGAGGCTCGCGTCTTCCCCCCACCCGAGGCGTTCTCCCGTCGCGCGCACCTGCGCAGCATGGAGGACTACCAGCGGCTCTGGGACGAGGCCGCTCGCAATCCCGACAAGTACTGGGGTGACCGTGCCCGCGAGGAGCTCTACTGGAAGGAGCCCTTCCAGACGGTGCTCGACTGGAAGCCGCCGCACGCGCGGTGGTTCGTCGAGGGCCGCACCAACCTGGCCTACAACTGTCTGGACCGGCACCTCGCCACGCGCCGCGACAAGCCCGCCATCCTCTTCGAGGGTGAGCCTGGAGATCGCCGCAGCGTCACCTACGGAGAGCTGTCCGTCGAGGTGAACCGCCTCGCCAACGGCCTCAAGTCGCTGGGCATCAAGAAGGGTGACCGCGTGGGCATCTACCTGCCCATGGTGCCCGAGGCCGTGGTGGCCATGCTGGCGTGCGCGCGCATCGGCGCGGTGCACTCGGTGGTGTTCGGTGGCTTCTCCGCCGAGGCCCTCCAGGAGCGCATGAACGACGCGGGCGCCCGGGTGGTGCTCACCGCGGACGGAGGCTGGCGCAAGGGCGCGGTGGTGCCGCTCCTGAAGAACGTGGAGCAGGCGCTCAAGAACATGCCCACCGTGGAGAAGGTGGTCGTGGCGCGGCGCACCTCGACGGACGCACCGGCCTTGCCGGGCCCTCGCTACGTGGCGTGGGACGCGCTGGTGAAGGGCCAGTCCGACGTCTGCGAGCCGGAGTGGGTGGAGAGCGAGCACCCGCTGTTCATCCTCTACACCTCCGGCTCCACCGGAAAGCCCAAGGGCGTGCTGCACACCACCGCGGGCTTCGCGGTGAACGCGTCGCTCACCACGCGCTGGGTGTTCGACCTGCGCGAGGACGACGTCTACTGGTGCACCGCCGACGTGGGCTGGGTGACGGGGCACAGCTACGTCGTCTACGGGCCGCTGATGAACGGCGTGACGACCATCGTCTACGAGGGCGCGCCCACCCACCCGGGACCTGCCCGCTTCTGGGACATCATCGAGCGCTACAAGGCCACCATCCTCTACACCGCGCCCACCGCCATCCGCGCCTTCATGCGGCTGGGCGATGACATCCCTCGCCAGAAGGATTTGTCCTCGCTGCGCCTGCTGGGCAGCGTGGGCGAGCCCATCAATCCCGAGGCGTGGATGTGGTACCGCGACGTCATCGGCCAGGGGCGCTGCCCCGTCGTGGACACGTGGTGGCAGACCGAGACGGGGTCCATCATGATTTCGCCGCTGCCGGGGGCCACGCCCACCAAGCCGGGTTCAGCCACGCTGCCGTTGCCGGGCATCCACGCGGAGATCCTGGACCGTCAGGGCAACACGGTGCCGCGAGGGCAGGGCGGCCTGCTCTTCATCACCCGCCCGTGGCCCTCCATGCTGCGCACCGTGTACGGCGACCCGGAGCGCTACACGCGCACGTACTTCAGCGAGCTGCCCGGCAAGTACTTCACCGGAGACGGCGCTCGCACGGACGCGGATGGGTACTTCTGGTTGATGGGCCGCGTGGATGACGTCGTCAACGTGGCCGGACACCGCCTGGGCACCGCCGAGGTGGAGAGCGCGCTCGTCGCGCACCCGCGGGTGTCCGAGGCCGCCGTGGTGGGGCGCCCCGATGACTTGAAGGGCACCGCGCTGGTCGCCTTCGTCACGTTGAAGAACGGCAACGCGCCCTCGGCCGAGCTCAAGAAGGAGCTGGCCCAGCACGTCTCCAAGGAGATTGGCGCCATCGCCCGTCCGGACGAGATTCGCTTCGCCGAGGGCCTGCCCAAGACGCGCTCCGGAAAAATCATGCGGCGGCTGCTGCGCGATGTCGCCGCGGGCAAGAAGTCCTCGCAGGACACCACCACCCTCGAGGACCTCAACGTCCTCGCGGCCCTCCAGCAGAACGAGGAGTAG
- a CDS encoding NUDIX domain-containing protein, with translation MPEYRNPKPTVDCIIELSGERIVLIRRANPPLGWALPGGFVDEGEPLDAAAIREVKEETGMDVKLVEQFFTYSDPKRDPRQHTLSTVYIGTAQGEPQGSDDAAEARTFRLDALPQDLCFDHGTILSDYLAYKRTGQRRKL, from the coding sequence ATGCCCGAATACCGCAACCCCAAGCCCACCGTGGACTGCATCATCGAGCTGTCGGGTGAACGCATCGTCCTCATCCGCCGCGCGAATCCTCCCCTCGGGTGGGCGCTGCCAGGCGGCTTCGTGGACGAGGGCGAGCCCCTGGACGCGGCGGCCATCCGCGAGGTGAAGGAGGAGACGGGCATGGACGTGAAGCTGGTGGAGCAGTTCTTCACGTACTCGGACCCCAAGCGCGACCCGAGGCAACACACGCTGTCGACGGTGTACATCGGCACGGCGCAGGGAGAGCCCCAGGGTTCGGATGATGCGGCGGAGGCGCGGACGTTCCGGCTCGACGCCCTGCCCCAGGACCTGTGCTTCGACCACGGCACCATTCTCTCCGACTACCTGGCCTACAAGCGGACCGGCCAGCGGCGGAAGTTGTAG